In Microvenator marinus, one genomic interval encodes:
- a CDS encoding adenine phosphoribosyltransferase, with protein sequence MKNELADRVSAAIRDVPDFPKPGILFKDITPVLQDGDLFNTVIHYFCERYESLNITKVVGIESRGFIFASAIAHELSTGLVLIRKPGKLPYQTIGVDYSLEYGTDRVEMHVDAVQKNERIVIVDDLLATGGTMGAGIELCKKAGANVVEAGFLIQLDFLDGVKNLHGVPTHSLIHF encoded by the coding sequence ATGAAGAATGAATTAGCAGATAGAGTCAGTGCCGCCATAAGAGACGTACCGGACTTTCCGAAGCCAGGAATCCTCTTCAAAGACATCACACCTGTGCTTCAAGACGGCGACCTCTTCAACACAGTGATCCACTACTTTTGTGAGCGATATGAGTCGCTAAATATCACCAAAGTTGTGGGAATCGAGTCGAGGGGCTTCATCTTCGCCTCGGCAATTGCCCACGAACTGAGCACCGGACTGGTGCTGATTCGCAAACCAGGCAAACTCCCATATCAAACTATCGGTGTGGACTACTCTCTTGAGTACGGAACCGACCGTGTTGAAATGCACGTAGACGCCGTTCAGAAGAACGAGCGAATCGTCATCGTAGACGACCTTCTGGCAACCGGTGGAACCATGGGGGCCGGCATCGAACTATGCAAAAAAGCGGGAGCAAATGTGGTCGAAGCCGGATTCCTCATCCAGCTTGATTTCCTTGACGGCGTAAAGAACCTGCACGGCGTTCCCACCCATTCGCTCATTCATTTCTGA
- a CDS encoding transglycosylase domain-containing protein, whose protein sequence is MGKKSVLILVALVLALGLAFALGIFVFAPRFAQDAVEERLTSLAQRTGLTITTEGVEPMGLRGVRMLGLEVFDEETSVLRVETIEAEASVFDLAKGQKSLSSLTVSGVKLNLELDESGSPVLLQRLKSKGSEPPAESESPSTNPIVRRLEQVPNLEALDVEVTFISPDPDFPIQRLSIPKSGWSWDGESLEATAKLELDESKDPKNLSLPRVVDIALTLNSDLVPTGGGVTLDQALRVSGIGPLPFLEVGLSGVEFTPEGGIKLMRPSLKLEERDIASVESAEVRVNSIADIRSLSIAELILDAPVLFLDFDKTGSGPLVLLDEVVRQPKARSIVSSARAFANQLAKKKKNPEAEPEEEEHAPPEEEVEAEATLPDWIEKVPKFIRITNAAIKGTDLRELPLEKAETEFSLAQGNFELLNKIEDGDFEVRGGFKAQSGMAPRGAVDINIVAKILQRSVQGEIEVDALDLSWVGQILGPKLAKHVRGGVLRSKIEFKPLDKPQSFGIQGLVSVEDFAFHHAMIAEEIVEDVDASYSFDAVFDAGSALPAPKLAQVPVYREETLPDGTLKPSPNPTPIGGLVFRSGKFTFNGVSGTFRPALYGFNAPGRWPARFDLAVELPETKLQSLIDAVPKSIQGPVWGTKLAGTFKWKFDLEVPMYRASDMVWNTDPVLTDVQLLSVPEAVDPRRLLEPMTLTIVDSIKEEDDFTRTIRTGPLYPTPADWLMEHAQLTLEQIDERARRRGWPEVPTPERAGMRRDILESPQYWLTPYALSKKAPKPWSDDDIIERTPERPYGRYVYVPLIHISPYLPKAVMTTEDSSFFTNDGFNTHALKASVEQNLSHGGFKRGASTIAMQMVKNVFLDRKKLIVRKLREAFIVFLMESVVDVPKERIMEIYLNVIEFGPGIFGIHEASLHYFGKRPDELTLGEVAWFVSIIPGPKKWHFYWERGEITPHYFNRMKRYMQVMLNRERITPEELEAAIQAPPEFYKPTDEEPVLKPKEPEFPIFAPFDPALYQNPQENTPPPTIEPMIPRPLDP, encoded by the coding sequence ATGGGTAAAAAGTCGGTCCTAATCTTAGTTGCACTTGTACTCGCGTTGGGCCTCGCCTTTGCGCTCGGTATCTTTGTGTTCGCGCCCAGGTTTGCGCAAGACGCGGTCGAGGAGCGACTCACTTCGCTCGCCCAAAGAACCGGACTCACCATCACTACCGAAGGCGTAGAGCCGATGGGGCTAAGGGGTGTGAGAATGCTGGGACTCGAGGTCTTCGACGAGGAAACCAGCGTACTCAGAGTGGAGACCATCGAGGCCGAAGCCAGCGTGTTTGATCTCGCCAAGGGCCAAAAATCACTGAGTTCACTTACGGTTTCAGGCGTTAAACTAAATCTCGAACTCGATGAATCTGGCTCACCGGTCTTACTTCAGCGCTTAAAGTCCAAGGGCTCGGAGCCACCTGCTGAGTCGGAAAGCCCCTCCACGAATCCGATTGTCCGCCGCCTAGAACAGGTGCCGAACCTTGAAGCACTGGACGTTGAAGTCACGTTCATCAGTCCAGATCCCGATTTTCCCATCCAAAGGCTCAGCATTCCGAAGTCTGGGTGGTCGTGGGATGGAGAGTCGCTCGAAGCCACCGCGAAATTGGAGCTGGACGAATCCAAGGACCCAAAGAACCTGAGCCTTCCTCGCGTCGTCGACATCGCACTCACATTGAATTCGGATCTTGTCCCTACGGGTGGAGGTGTAACGCTGGACCAAGCGCTGCGAGTCAGTGGAATCGGCCCCCTCCCCTTCTTAGAGGTTGGCCTCTCTGGAGTTGAGTTCACACCCGAGGGTGGCATCAAGTTGATGCGTCCTAGCCTGAAACTAGAAGAACGTGACATCGCGAGTGTGGAAAGCGCCGAAGTTCGAGTGAACTCAATCGCGGACATCCGGTCGCTCAGCATCGCAGAGCTGATTCTCGACGCTCCGGTCCTCTTTTTGGACTTCGACAAGACCGGAAGCGGACCACTCGTGCTCCTCGATGAAGTCGTCCGACAGCCAAAAGCGCGATCGATCGTGAGCAGTGCCCGCGCATTCGCAAATCAACTGGCAAAGAAGAAGAAGAACCCTGAAGCCGAGCCTGAGGAAGAAGAGCACGCCCCGCCTGAAGAAGAAGTAGAGGCCGAGGCTACGCTTCCTGATTGGATTGAAAAGGTACCTAAATTCATCCGAATCACGAACGCGGCCATCAAAGGCACGGACCTTCGCGAGCTACCTCTGGAAAAGGCTGAGACCGAGTTTAGTCTCGCGCAAGGAAATTTCGAACTCCTGAACAAGATAGAAGACGGAGACTTCGAGGTTCGTGGCGGGTTCAAGGCACAATCTGGCATGGCGCCTCGTGGAGCCGTCGACATCAATATCGTTGCCAAAATTCTTCAAAGAAGTGTTCAGGGCGAAATCGAAGTCGATGCACTTGATTTGTCCTGGGTGGGGCAGATTCTAGGCCCTAAACTCGCAAAACATGTCCGAGGGGGCGTGCTTCGATCCAAGATCGAGTTCAAACCGCTAGATAAGCCGCAATCGTTTGGCATCCAAGGACTCGTTTCCGTGGAAGATTTTGCGTTTCATCACGCGATGATTGCAGAAGAAATCGTAGAAGATGTGGACGCCTCGTATTCGTTCGACGCGGTGTTTGACGCAGGGAGCGCGCTACCCGCGCCCAAACTCGCTCAAGTTCCGGTATATCGCGAGGAAACCCTTCCCGACGGAACGCTGAAACCATCTCCCAATCCGACGCCCATCGGCGGACTCGTCTTTCGGTCGGGTAAATTCACCTTCAATGGTGTTTCAGGCACGTTTCGCCCAGCCCTTTACGGGTTCAACGCTCCCGGCCGTTGGCCTGCGCGCTTCGACCTCGCTGTTGAGCTGCCCGAAACCAAACTTCAAAGCCTGATCGACGCCGTACCAAAGTCGATACAGGGACCGGTCTGGGGCACAAAGCTCGCGGGAACTTTCAAATGGAAATTCGACCTCGAAGTGCCGATGTACCGCGCCAGCGACATGGTTTGGAACACAGACCCCGTGCTGACCGACGTCCAACTCTTGAGCGTTCCAGAGGCTGTGGACCCAAGACGGCTCTTAGAACCCATGACACTCACGATCGTAGACTCCATCAAGGAAGAAGACGACTTCACTCGAACCATCAGAACGGGGCCACTCTACCCAACCCCTGCAGACTGGCTCATGGAACATGCCCAACTTACCTTGGAGCAGATCGACGAGAGGGCCAGGCGGCGAGGTTGGCCGGAAGTACCAACGCCCGAACGCGCTGGAATGCGACGAGACATCCTCGAATCCCCACAATATTGGTTGACGCCCTACGCTTTAAGCAAGAAGGCGCCAAAACCCTGGTCGGATGACGATATCATCGAACGTACCCCTGAGCGCCCCTATGGCAGATACGTCTACGTGCCACTGATTCATATCTCGCCCTATCTTCCAAAGGCCGTCATGACCACTGAGGACTCGTCCTTCTTCACTAATGACGGGTTCAACACACATGCCCTCAAGGCTTCCGTTGAGCAGAACCTCTCTCACGGCGGCTTCAAACGAGGTGCGAGCACCATCGCGATGCAGATGGTCAAGAATGTCTTTTTGGACCGCAAGAAGCTAATCGTCCGCAAATTGAGAGAAGCCTTCATCGTCTTTTTGATGGAGTCGGTGGTGGACGTTCCGAAAGAGCGGATCATGGAGATCTACTTGAACGTCATCGAGTTTGGGCCAGGGATATTCGGAATCCACGAAGCATCGCTTCACTATTTCGGAAAACGTCCGGACGAATTGACCCTGGGCGAAGTGGCGTGGTTCGTGAGCATCATCCCGGGCCCAAAGAAGTGGCATTTCTATTGGGAACGCGGAGAGATAACGCCCCATTATTTCAATCGAATGAAACGCTACATGCAGGTCATGCTCAACCGCGAAAGAATCACGCCCGAAGAGCTCGAAGCCGCGATTCAGGCGCCACCGGAGTTCTACAAGCCCACGGACGAAGAGCCGGTGCTCAAACCGAAGGAACCGGAGTTTCCGATCTTCGCGCCCTTTGACCCAGCGCTCTATCAGAACCCTCAAGAGAACACGCCTCCGCCTACTATCGAACCGATGATTCCTCGCCCTCTCGATCCTTGA